The following proteins are encoded in a genomic region of Cydia strobilella chromosome 19, ilCydStro3.1, whole genome shotgun sequence:
- the LOC134749900 gene encoding dnaJ homolog subfamily B member 13-like has protein sequence MGFDYYGILGVKRSCTQYEIKKAYRRLALKYNPERHDGDEGIKRIFALIGEAYEVLVDHKHRAVFDQYGEEGLKRGVPSPTEYIQPYAYHGDPLKTFHDFFGTTNPYANLLDYYENPPPMFESPLGRGYKEKDVTIFRPLSLSLEEIYKGGLKKMKIQRLVFTDETCSELKLREKVLSIPFAPGIYPNTEILFKSEGDQGPTRIPADVIFVTEDRPHDTYVRCGLSDLLIVKQVSLEEALCGLDITLKTLDDRVVRTKISDVITPTYEKVIDDEGLPVPACPKKAKGNLVIRFKIDFPIYLAPKAKKKFAEAFRLNEEENKKFDDIPCGALASSEVSI, from the exons atgGGTTTCGACTACTACGGTATTTTAGGTGTGAAACGATCATGTACTCAATACGAGATTAAAAAGGCGTATCGTCGCTTGGCGCTAAAGTATAACCCAGAAAGGCATGACGGGGATGAGGGCATAAAACGAATCTTTGCGCTGATCGGGGAGGCTTACGAGGTGCTGGTTGATCATAAGCATAGGGCTGTCTTTGACCAGTATGGTGAAGAAGGGCTTAAACGAGGGGTACCGAGCCCTACAG aaTACATACAGCCATACGCATACCACGGGGATCCGCTTAAGACCTTCCACGATTTCTTCGGCACTACCAATCCATACGCCAACTTATTGGACTACTATGAAAACCCGCCTCCAATGTTCGAGTCTCCTCTAGGCAGAGGCTACAAAGAAAAGGACGTCACTATTTTCAGACCACTATCTCTGTCTTTAGAAGAAATTTACAAAGGAGGACTGAAGAAAATGAAAATTCAACGCTTAGTGTTCACTGATGAGACTTGCTCAGAGCTGAAATTGCGTGAGAAAGTGCTTTCTATCCCGTTCGCGCCTGGCATCTATCCTAATACAGAAATACTTTTTAAATCGGAAGGCGACCAAGGACCGACTAGGATTCCAGCAGATGTAATATTCGTAACGGAGGACCGTCCCCATGATACGTACGTACGATGCGGTTTGAGCGACTTACTCATAGTCAAACAAGTAAGTTTAGAAGAAGCTCTATGTGGTCTAGATATAACCTTGAAAACCTTAGACGATAGAGTGGTCAGAACTAAAATTTCTGACGTCATCACGCCGACTTACGAAAAAGTAATAGACGATGAAGGCCTCCCAGTACCCGCGTGTCCTAAGAAAGCTAAAGGTAATTTGGTGATACGTTTCAAAATCGATTTTCCGATTTATCTGGCGCCAAAAGCGAAGAAAAAGTTTGCAGAAGCGTTCAGGTTGAATGAGGAGGAAAATAAGAAGTTTGACGATATACCGTGCGGTGCGCTCGCTTCTTCGGAGGTTTCgatttaa